In Mycoplasmopsis maculosa, one genomic interval encodes:
- a CDS encoding ATP-binding cassette domain-containing protein encodes MKNNSEVILKIKELKKYFTNNGVINKAVNGVSFDVKKGEIVGLIGESGSGKTTVGRSLLRLYDNFNGFVTLDGKVISGKRLSNSRNKFLRKNIQMIFQDPHAALNGQKTIYSILKEPLVVNGVINEKLKDIMSDWENVKSSYIYTFSQKVKNLKIKNLKAINKYAKVFFPKWSDTFTDYEHNFEENDEDIFINFFNYLEEKQKMESTIIDNMYSNTEQLMDFYYQKQKDFRDNKITWDEKALVETKNEYKKVKKLLKYSNEQYNAYLNKKSYKKAIKELLNNRKDNQIANVNSFNNFIFEYKNEAKISWLTRMNSYDLEFYLYNFKKQHLNLAKLREIKKLKNKFKYLSMSEVQLLIKDIDNYAVDFYNKYLENLNYSKDFKKVVKSYIKDKFSYNPQKFLKLNDNDKNKHYDELIKYYYLINEANKVLYTKQKPAASLKDLKEAKEKINNSKYVYLEENKKYYSNIKNDMKKLDLEILEESLVYKRLKAMQSFTDKAFMEISKSFFNYLNTKLLSAKSDLESLQKELNSLEKNKVNDSKILNETRTKVYKAQVVVNEIKKNISIYKNKIDSKLNTLKSFTFEVKYLLKDVRTIYLLLGVNRTKNKFVNFIKNTAARFLIKNLLYKTTIYKSLEDVGLLKQFAYRYPHEFSGGQRQRIVIARALITEPKVIVADEPIASLDISIQAQVVNLLKDLCQKKNIGMVFIAHDLSMIEYIADRVEIMHLGKIVESGTTQAVYNKPTHPYTINLFKAIPKISNANEKFENISFELDYLKEQNYPNIPKEFKVEEDHFVYGTKDQIVKWTNAVGIKID; translated from the coding sequence ATGAAAAATAATTCAGAAGTTATTTTAAAAATAAAAGAATTAAAAAAATATTTTACAAACAATGGTGTTATTAACAAAGCTGTAAACGGTGTTTCTTTTGATGTTAAAAAAGGAGAAATAGTTGGCTTGATTGGTGAATCAGGGTCAGGTAAGACAACAGTTGGTCGTTCATTACTTAGACTTTATGATAATTTTAATGGTTTTGTAACATTAGATGGAAAAGTTATAAGTGGTAAAAGATTATCTAATTCTAGAAATAAATTTTTAAGAAAAAATATTCAAATGATTTTTCAAGATCCACATGCAGCTTTAAATGGACAAAAAACCATTTATTCGATTTTAAAGGAACCTTTAGTTGTTAATGGTGTAATTAATGAAAAATTAAAAGATATAATGAGCGATTGAGAAAATGTAAAAAGTTCTTATATATATACTTTTTCTCAAAAAGTGAAAAACTTAAAAATAAAAAATTTAAAAGCAATAAATAAATACGCTAAAGTCTTTTTTCCAAAATGAAGTGATACATTCACTGACTATGAACATAATTTTGAAGAAAATGATGAAGACATTTTTATTAATTTCTTTAATTACCTAGAAGAAAAACAAAAGATGGAAAGTACTATTATTGATAATATGTATTCAAATACAGAACAATTAATGGACTTTTACTATCAAAAACAAAAAGATTTTAGAGATAATAAAATTACTTGAGATGAAAAAGCTCTTGTAGAAACAAAAAACGAATATAAAAAAGTTAAAAAACTTTTAAAATATTCTAATGAACAATACAATGCTTATTTAAACAAAAAAAGCTATAAAAAAGCCATAAAAGAACTTTTAAATAATAGAAAAGATAATCAAATAGCAAATGTGAATAGTTTTAACAATTTTATTTTTGAGTATAAAAATGAAGCTAAAATAAGTTGATTAACAAGAATGAATTCATATGATTTAGAATTTTATTTGTATAACTTTAAAAAACAACATTTAAATTTAGCAAAACTAAGAGAAATAAAAAAACTTAAAAATAAATTTAAATATTTATCTATGTCTGAAGTTCAACTATTGATAAAAGATATTGATAATTATGCTGTTGATTTTTATAATAAATATTTAGAAAATTTAAATTATTCAAAAGACTTTAAAAAAGTAGTAAAAAGTTATATAAAAGATAAATTTTCTTATAATCCTCAAAAGTTTTTAAAATTGAATGATAATGATAAAAACAAACATTATGACGAATTAATTAAATATTATTATTTAATAAATGAAGCAAATAAAGTATTATATACAAAGCAAAAACCTGCGGCTTCACTAAAAGATTTAAAAGAAGCTAAAGAAAAAATTAATAATTCAAAATATGTTTATTTAGAAGAAAATAAAAAATATTATTCTAATATAAAAAATGATATGAAAAAATTAGACTTGGAAATTCTTGAAGAATCCCTAGTTTACAAAAGATTAAAAGCTATGCAGTCATTTACTGATAAAGCGTTTATGGAAATATCAAAATCATTCTTTAACTATTTAAACACTAAATTATTAAGCGCTAAATCTGATTTAGAATCATTACAAAAAGAATTAAATTCATTAGAGAAAAATAAAGTTAATGATTCAAAAATATTAAATGAAACTAGAACAAAGGTTTATAAAGCACAAGTTGTTGTAAATGAAATAAAGAAAAACATTTCTATTTATAAAAATAAAATTGATTCAAAATTAAATACTTTAAAATCATTTACATTTGAAGTTAAATATCTTCTTAAGGATGTTAGAACAATTTATTTACTTTTAGGTGTGAATAGAACTAAAAATAAATTTGTTAATTTTATTAAAAATACAGCTGCAAGATTTTTAATAAAGAATTTATTGTATAAAACTACAATTTATAAATCTCTTGAAGATGTTGGATTATTAAAACAATTTGCTTATCGTTATCCACATGAATTTTCAGGTGGTCAACGTCAAAGAATAGTTATAGCTAGAGCCTTAATAACTGAACCTAAAGTTATAGTTGCAGATGAACCTATAGCTTCTCTTGATATTTCAATTCAAGCACAAGTTGTTAACTTATTAAAAGATCTATGTCAAAAGAAAAATATAGGAATGGTATTTATAGCTCATGATTTAAGCATGATTGAGTATATAGCGGATAGAGTTGAAATAATGCATTTAGGAAAAATTGTTGAATCAGGAACAACTCAAGCAGTTTATAATAAACCAACACATCCATATACAATTAATTTATTTAAAGCTATACCTAAAATTTCTAATGCAAATGAAAAATTTGAAAACATTAGCTTTGAATTAGATTATTTAAAAGAACAAAATTATCCTAATATTCCAAAAGAATTTAAAGTTGAAGAAGATCATTTTGTTTATGGTACAAAAGATCAAATTGTAAAATGAACAAATGCTGTTGGTATTAAAATAGATTAA